One genomic region from Spirosoma sp. KCTC 42546 encodes:
- the mgtA gene encoding magnesium-translocating P-type ATPase — translation MTSSSKTNPGNEGLSTFWALPTTDVLNQLNTQVSGLSQDTAQKIRKTVGSNLIKPTGETSALGLLVRQFNSPISLILIIAAILSFFLNDITDGVIILIIILVSGLLGFWQERGASNAMQQLRSIVVAKTTVLRDGNEQELPDEQLVPGDVITLRSGDLVPADCCLLSSNELFVNEATLTGETFPVDKQPCLLDTTTPLAKRRNTLFMGSSVVSGSGSAVIVQTGTNTELGHIAERMNSTPPETDFEHGIRRFGYLLMQITMVLVFLIFAINVFLHKPVLDAFLFSLAIAVGLTPQLLPAIISINLAKGASRMAEKQVIVKRLSSIENLGSMNVLCSDKTGTLTDGTVKVDRIIDVNGNRSARAGLLAKLNAQLQQGFHNPIDVAILSFVPDDSSSYPRVDEIPYDFIRKRLTILTEENGQTIMVTKGALQNTLDVCQFVDTGGPSPEPIAGHLVTIQKTFQELSANGFRTLGLATKNTNGKRTIDKRDEAGMTFLGFISLFDSPKAGIQETLGTLRNLGIQIKMITGDNVLVAQAVATAIGIKTPEVLTGSQLRQLSSEALRHKVTTTHVFAEIEPNQKESIILALKKRGYVVGYMGDGINDASALHAADVGISVDSAVSVAKESADIVLLKQDLNVLIDGVREGRRTFTNTMKYIFMATSANFGNMVSMAGASIFLPFLPLLPVQILLTNLLTDLPEMTIASDNVDPTAIEKPAKWDMTFIRRFMMTFGLLSSIFDYLSFGVLLWVFNAHEALFQTGWFVESVMSASTIVLVVRTRQVFYRSRPGKWLLIATGLIVGVVLLLPISPLAQVFGFVAMPGSLYGAIIGVVGSYVLLAERLKHWFYRTYNQ, via the coding sequence GTGACTTCTTCAAGTAAAACGAACCCAGGTAATGAAGGGCTTTCAACCTTTTGGGCTTTACCGACTACCGATGTTCTGAATCAGTTAAATACTCAGGTATCGGGACTGAGTCAGGACACAGCACAAAAAATCCGAAAAACCGTTGGCTCTAACCTGATCAAACCGACTGGCGAAACTTCGGCACTGGGGTTACTCGTTCGGCAGTTCAATAGCCCGATTTCGCTTATTCTGATCATTGCGGCCATTCTGTCGTTTTTTCTGAACGATATTACTGATGGGGTTATCATTCTGATTATCATACTGGTAAGTGGGTTGCTTGGTTTCTGGCAGGAGCGGGGAGCATCCAATGCCATGCAGCAGTTACGGTCAATTGTTGTGGCTAAAACAACCGTTCTGCGGGATGGGAACGAGCAGGAATTGCCTGATGAACAACTGGTGCCGGGTGATGTCATCACACTCCGCTCCGGTGATCTGGTCCCCGCCGATTGCTGCCTGTTGTCATCCAATGAGTTATTCGTCAATGAGGCTACGTTGACGGGAGAAACCTTTCCTGTCGATAAGCAACCCTGCCTCCTGGATACGACAACGCCCCTTGCCAAACGCCGGAATACCTTGTTCATGGGTTCCAGTGTAGTGAGTGGCAGTGGCTCGGCGGTGATCGTTCAAACGGGTACGAATACGGAGCTGGGCCATATTGCCGAACGAATGAACAGCACTCCTCCCGAAACGGATTTCGAGCATGGTATCCGTCGGTTTGGCTATCTGCTCATGCAAATAACGATGGTATTGGTGTTTCTGATTTTTGCCATCAATGTCTTCCTGCACAAGCCGGTACTGGATGCATTTCTGTTTTCGCTGGCTATTGCGGTTGGACTGACTCCCCAATTATTACCCGCCATAATCAGCATCAACCTAGCCAAGGGCGCTAGTCGGATGGCTGAAAAACAGGTGATTGTCAAACGCTTGTCGTCCATTGAAAATCTGGGGAGCATGAATGTGCTTTGCTCCGATAAAACCGGTACGCTTACGGATGGAACTGTTAAGGTTGACCGGATCATCGACGTGAACGGCAACCGTTCCGCCCGTGCTGGTCTGCTGGCGAAACTAAATGCACAGCTACAGCAGGGATTTCATAACCCAATTGATGTTGCCATCCTCTCATTCGTCCCTGACGATAGTTCCAGCTATCCTCGCGTGGATGAGATTCCCTACGATTTCATTCGGAAGCGGTTAACGATTTTAACCGAAGAAAACGGGCAAACGATTATGGTGACCAAGGGGGCTTTGCAAAACACATTGGATGTCTGCCAGTTTGTGGATACCGGTGGTCCATCGCCCGAACCAATAGCCGGGCATTTGGTCACGATTCAGAAAACCTTTCAGGAGCTAAGTGCCAACGGCTTTCGGACCCTGGGATTGGCAACAAAGAACACCAATGGCAAGCGGACGATTGATAAACGAGACGAAGCCGGGATGACCTTTCTGGGTTTCATCAGCCTGTTCGATTCGCCTAAGGCTGGCATTCAGGAAACGCTGGGTACGCTTCGGAATCTTGGGATTCAGATCAAAATGATTACCGGCGATAATGTGCTGGTGGCGCAGGCAGTGGCTACTGCCATTGGTATTAAAACGCCGGAAGTACTAACTGGCTCGCAATTACGCCAACTCAGCTCGGAGGCCCTTCGCCATAAAGTAACAACCACTCATGTCTTTGCCGAAATTGAGCCTAACCAAAAGGAAAGCATTATTCTGGCCCTAAAAAAACGGGGGTATGTTGTCGGTTATATGGGCGATGGGATCAATGACGCCAGTGCCCTTCATGCCGCCGACGTGGGTATTTCCGTTGATTCGGCGGTGAGCGTGGCTAAAGAATCCGCGGATATTGTGCTCCTGAAACAGGATTTGAATGTACTGATTGATGGCGTTCGGGAGGGGAGACGCACCTTTACCAATACCATGAAGTACATTTTTATGGCCACCAGCGCCAACTTCGGGAATATGGTCAGTATGGCGGGCGCGTCTATTTTTTTACCCTTCCTGCCGCTACTGCCTGTCCAGATTTTACTGACAAACCTCCTGACCGATTTGCCCGAAATGACCATCGCATCGGACAATGTAGATCCAACTGCCATTGAAAAACCTGCCAAATGGGATATGACGTTTATTCGGCGATTCATGATGACGTTCGGACTTCTAAGCTCAATTTTCGACTACCTGAGTTTTGGGGTATTACTATGGGTATTCAACGCGCATGAAGCCTTATTTCAAACAGGCTGGTTCGTGGAATCCGTTATGTCGGCTTCCACTATTGTTCTGGTGGTTCGAACCCGGCAGGTGTTTTACCGGAGCCGACCGGGTAAATGGCTACTAATCGCGACTGGCCTGATTGTGGGGGTAGTATTGTTGCTACCCATTAGCCCACTAGCTCAGGTGTTCGGGTTTGTAGCCATGCCGGGTTCACTTTACGGAGCTATTATTGGGGTTGTAGGGAGCTATGTATTATTGGCTGAACGCCTGAAGCACTGGTTTTATCGTACGTATAATCAATAA
- a CDS encoding cation-translocating P-type ATPase gives MPTTQLPGLTDEAVAKSRAKYGRNVLTSNAATSLFATVKEVITEPMFLLLVAACTIYFVLGQLDEAITLIVALLLVSGISVYQSIRSDQALGALRTLTQPKANVRRSGALIVVPVEDIVVGDTVLVEEGGSIPADGAVNDTNDFSVDESILTGESVPVTKTIGSPVFAGTTTASGSAWLRVTAVGSQTELGRIGQSIDTIQTEKTPLQLQISRFVIRMAWIGAGAFALVWGVNYARSGDWVTALLFGLTLAMSILPEEIPVAFSSFMALGAARLSRMGVLTKQPQTVESLGSATVICTDKTGTITQNGMSVQQLYDGATDALVPLSGTLSDTAAVVLAYARWSSETEPFDPMEKAIVSAFMEHDPAKTIDLYPMVHEYPLDGTPPMMTHVRQTPMGEVVVAGKGAVEHILAVCRPASAVADRIRSVTKQLSEAGFRVLGVAKGTYTSTDFPVEQDAFSWSFLGLVALENPPKPNARAVIKAFTEAGIDVKMITGDFPETAQAIARQVGLPGADTLVTGQEVMAMDEPTLRQRAEKTAVFARMFPEAKLRVVEALKKNGEVVAMTGDGVNDGPALKAAHIGVAMGKRGTEVARQAASLVLVDDDLSNMVDAIAQGRRIYQNLKKAISYIVSIHIPIILTVAVPLLANWKWENLFSPIHIIFLELVMGPTCSIAFENEPAEAGQMQQLPRRMTDTFLAGPELGRSIAQGLGIALAVLGVYYVAMQQGESISVVRTLAFSTLVLCNILLTLVNRSFTQSVFRTIHVSNWMLWLMLGLTFGLLLATLFFLPAQRLFGFTTVSASAFGWCTLASLVGVGWIEGYKAIAR, from the coding sequence ATGCCAACAACTCAATTACCTGGCTTAACGGATGAGGCCGTTGCCAAATCGCGCGCCAAATACGGCCGGAATGTACTGACTTCTAACGCGGCTACAAGCCTGTTTGCTACGGTAAAGGAGGTCATTACCGAACCCATGTTTCTGCTGTTGGTGGCAGCCTGTACCATCTATTTTGTGTTAGGCCAGTTAGACGAAGCCATCACGCTCATCGTGGCGTTACTCCTTGTGTCAGGCATTTCAGTTTATCAGTCCATCCGAAGTGACCAGGCACTGGGGGCGTTACGCACGTTAACCCAACCTAAAGCCAACGTTCGTCGGAGTGGTGCTCTCATTGTTGTGCCTGTAGAAGATATCGTTGTGGGTGATACGGTGCTGGTGGAAGAAGGGGGAAGTATACCCGCTGATGGTGCTGTTAACGACACCAATGATTTCTCCGTCGATGAGTCCATCCTGACGGGCGAATCGGTGCCCGTTACCAAAACTATCGGTAGCCCGGTCTTTGCCGGAACAACCACTGCATCGGGTAGTGCGTGGCTCAGGGTAACGGCCGTAGGCAGCCAAACCGAACTTGGGCGAATTGGGCAGAGTATTGATACCATTCAGACCGAAAAAACGCCACTACAGCTCCAGATAAGCCGATTTGTAATCCGCATGGCCTGGATTGGAGCGGGGGCCTTTGCGCTGGTGTGGGGTGTCAATTACGCCCGATCCGGCGATTGGGTTACCGCTCTTTTATTTGGCCTGACGCTGGCCATGTCGATACTCCCGGAGGAAATTCCGGTAGCTTTCAGTAGTTTCATGGCCCTTGGAGCTGCCCGCCTGAGCCGAATGGGCGTACTCACCAAACAGCCGCAAACTGTTGAGAGTCTGGGTTCAGCAACCGTAATCTGCACGGATAAAACCGGCACCATCACGCAGAACGGCATGAGCGTTCAGCAATTGTACGATGGGGCGACAGATGCACTCGTTCCGCTTTCGGGTACGTTGTCCGATACGGCTGCGGTAGTGCTAGCCTATGCCCGTTGGTCCAGTGAAACCGAGCCCTTCGACCCAATGGAAAAAGCGATTGTTTCGGCTTTTATGGAGCATGACCCCGCTAAAACGATTGATTTGTATCCTATGGTGCACGAGTATCCGCTGGATGGTACACCCCCCATGATGACCCACGTTCGGCAAACACCTATGGGCGAGGTGGTGGTGGCCGGTAAAGGAGCCGTTGAACATATTCTGGCCGTTTGTCGCCCGGCGTCAGCCGTTGCCGATCGGATACGTAGCGTTACGAAACAACTGTCGGAGGCCGGTTTTCGAGTACTTGGAGTGGCAAAGGGGACTTATACATCGACCGATTTTCCGGTAGAACAGGACGCGTTTAGCTGGTCGTTTCTGGGACTGGTTGCGCTCGAAAACCCGCCTAAGCCGAATGCTAGAGCGGTTATTAAGGCCTTTACAGAGGCAGGAATTGACGTAAAAATGATTACCGGAGATTTTCCTGAAACCGCTCAGGCCATTGCCCGCCAAGTGGGCTTACCCGGTGCCGATACATTGGTGACTGGTCAGGAGGTAATGGCTATGGACGAACCGACGCTCCGGCAGCGAGCTGAAAAAACGGCGGTATTCGCCCGGATGTTTCCCGAAGCTAAGTTGCGGGTTGTGGAAGCGCTCAAAAAAAACGGTGAGGTGGTGGCCATGACGGGCGATGGGGTTAATGACGGTCCGGCGCTGAAAGCCGCTCATATCGGGGTAGCGATGGGGAAACGCGGGACGGAAGTAGCCCGTCAGGCGGCTTCGCTGGTACTGGTGGATGATGACCTGAGCAACATGGTCGATGCCATTGCCCAGGGCCGCCGGATTTATCAGAACCTCAAAAAGGCGATTTCCTACATCGTTTCCATTCATATACCGATTATCCTGACGGTAGCGGTGCCGTTGCTGGCCAACTGGAAATGGGAAAACCTGTTTAGTCCAATCCATATTATTTTTCTGGAACTGGTTATGGGGCCAACCTGCTCCATTGCCTTCGAAAACGAACCCGCGGAAGCGGGCCAGATGCAGCAACTACCCCGGCGCATGACCGACACGTTTCTGGCGGGGCCTGAATTAGGGCGAAGTATTGCCCAGGGCCTGGGGATTGCACTGGCTGTGCTGGGCGTGTATTACGTGGCTATGCAACAGGGTGAATCCATTTCGGTTGTTCGGACGCTGGCTTTCTCCACGTTGGTGCTGTGCAATATCCTGCTGACGCTGGTGAATCGGTCATTTACCCAATCGGTCTTTCGAACGATTCATGTATCCAACTGGATGCTTTGGCTGATGCTGGGCCTGACGTTCGGTCTGTTACTGGCTACTTTATTTTTTCTGCCTGCCCAACGATTGTTCGGATTTACAACCGTTTCTGCCTCGGCATTCGGCTGGTGTACACTGGCCTCACTAGTGGGTGTGGGTTGGATTGAAGGCTATAAGGCAATAGCACGCTGA
- a CDS encoding PAS domain S-box protein, with protein MNTDVVTTSELFELLTKATRDAVWNWNLEANVIEWNEGYTTLFGYSPQETITNGLESWSSHVHPDDKEQVLVSLHQVIDQGGENWSYEYRFQRADGGYSIVYDRGYVLHRDGKPLRMVGAMQDITERVRLQKAHEESEERLRFALKSAQLGTWELDPIRGVVNWDARCQELCGLTNAASQIYAQTLDYIHPDDRDRVNGAVQWALNPESGGHYDASFRTIGVSDGKLRWVRFTGQTHFTEAGEAYRFSGVAEDITEEVLAKEKAILSEQQARIALEGSGSGSFFINVETNDVLYSPSFGRILTGDETTGFNWNVFIDHIHPEDQPIRDQAHTIAMQTGAINYEARFVWKDGTVHWVKVIGQYLFDVARQPVSISGIALDITDQKEKDKALREAEERFFIAFNNTSMAMGFTDQKANFTLVNEAYTKLLGYSADELYTLNSFDLTHPDDRASNRQLFEEVVGGQRPFFNLVKRYIHKDTSIRWVQLNVTAVADAQDEDQSIIIIAQDISERVEAEAKLRASEEQFRNMIDQAPVAISILNSRSLIVETANSSILEIWGKNASIIGKPLINALPELEGQGFIELLESVYDSGNAHYGFETLARLHRNGQLEEAYFNFVYAPVRDSSGSVNDVLVVATELTAQVKAKRALQESEQRFRSLIEEAPVAISLLVGRDLVIELPNEAMLKVWGKGDSIVGKPLREALPELEGQPFLQLLDDVYTSGIEYSAQAARAELIVDGQLETFYFNFTYKPLRNAAGQVYAVLDMAIDVTEQVLTRRAIEESELRFRTLLEAIAQMTWTNTPEGEVNFYNQRWYDYTGLDFEQSKAWGWQAVVHPADLPYTLDMYKKSLADGSTFVVENRYRRGADGMYRWHLNRALPIRDEAGEIQLWVGTATDIHEQKQLATKLEQQVQARTEQLMASNHDLRRSNENLEKFAYIASHDLQEPLRKIQSFGDLLKNQYTDQLGEGLDHLERMQSAASRMSLLIKDLLTFSRISTRQEATMSVPLNQVVAGVLDDLEVAAKQTGAHIQVDTLPTVSGDESQLRQLFQNLLSNALKFQKPGITPSIQIQAEQVVASALPPAVKPARLAVAYHQIRVSDNGIGFDEKYIDRIFQVFQRLHSRNEYAGTGIGLAICEKVVANHGGAITAVSQPGQGATFTIYLPVS; from the coding sequence TTGAATACAGACGTAGTAACAACCAGCGAACTATTTGAGCTGTTAACAAAGGCCACGCGGGATGCGGTCTGGAATTGGAATCTAGAGGCCAATGTAATAGAGTGGAATGAAGGCTATACCACTTTGTTTGGCTACAGTCCACAAGAAACAATCACGAATGGTCTGGAGTCCTGGTCTAGTCATGTTCATCCTGACGACAAAGAGCAGGTGTTAGTTAGTCTTCATCAGGTTATTGACCAGGGTGGGGAAAACTGGTCATACGAGTACCGATTTCAGCGCGCAGATGGTGGTTATTCTATCGTGTATGACCGGGGCTATGTATTGCACCGGGACGGTAAACCGCTGCGGATGGTGGGGGCCATGCAGGACATCACGGAGCGGGTTCGATTGCAGAAGGCCCATGAAGAAAGTGAAGAACGGTTACGATTTGCCCTGAAATCGGCCCAACTCGGTACCTGGGAACTAGACCCCATTCGGGGAGTTGTTAATTGGGATGCCCGCTGCCAGGAACTGTGTGGGTTAACCAATGCAGCCAGCCAGATCTATGCCCAAACGTTGGATTATATTCATCCTGATGATCGGGATCGGGTAAATGGGGCTGTACAATGGGCGCTCAATCCTGAGTCGGGGGGGCACTACGATGCCAGTTTCCGGACCATTGGCGTGAGTGATGGTAAGCTGAGATGGGTACGTTTCACCGGGCAAACCCATTTCACCGAAGCCGGAGAAGCCTATCGGTTTTCGGGCGTTGCCGAGGATATTACAGAAGAAGTACTGGCTAAGGAAAAGGCAATCCTGTCTGAACAACAGGCCAGAATTGCGCTGGAAGGCTCAGGTTCAGGTTCTTTTTTCATCAACGTAGAAACGAACGATGTACTTTACTCGCCCTCGTTCGGCCGAATATTAACGGGCGATGAAACGACTGGCTTCAACTGGAATGTATTCATTGACCATATTCATCCAGAGGATCAACCTATCCGGGATCAGGCGCATACTATAGCGATGCAGACAGGGGCCATAAACTACGAAGCTCGGTTTGTCTGGAAAGATGGAACAGTCCATTGGGTCAAGGTAATCGGGCAGTACTTATTTGATGTTGCCAGACAGCCTGTTTCTATTTCTGGGATTGCCCTGGATATTACCGATCAGAAAGAGAAAGATAAAGCCCTCAGAGAGGCCGAAGAACGCTTTTTCATCGCCTTCAACAATACGTCGATGGCTATGGGCTTCACCGATCAGAAGGCCAATTTTACTTTAGTGAATGAAGCCTACACGAAATTGCTGGGCTATTCGGCAGATGAGTTATATACGCTGAATAGCTTTGACCTAACCCATCCCGACGACCGGGCGAGCAACCGTCAGTTGTTTGAAGAAGTCGTGGGTGGGCAACGACCTTTCTTCAATCTGGTAAAGCGGTATATCCACAAAGACACCTCCATTCGGTGGGTGCAATTAAATGTCACCGCGGTAGCCGATGCGCAGGATGAAGACCAGAGCATCATTATTATTGCCCAGGACATCAGTGAGCGAGTGGAGGCCGAAGCCAAACTGAGGGCAAGCGAAGAGCAGTTTCGGAATATGATTGACCAGGCTCCCGTAGCCATCAGTATTCTGAATAGCCGTAGCCTGATCGTTGAAACCGCAAACAGTTCCATTCTGGAAATATGGGGTAAAAATGCGTCAATTATTGGAAAACCACTGATTAACGCCTTGCCTGAATTGGAAGGTCAGGGCTTCATTGAGTTGCTGGAAAGCGTTTATGATTCGGGCAACGCCCACTACGGTTTCGAAACTCTTGCCCGATTACACCGAAACGGGCAATTGGAAGAAGCCTACTTTAATTTTGTATATGCTCCGGTGCGCGATAGTTCAGGGTCTGTTAATGATGTGCTGGTTGTAGCCACCGAGCTAACCGCGCAGGTTAAAGCCAAAAGAGCGCTCCAGGAGAGTGAACAACGCTTTCGGAGTTTGATTGAAGAAGCTCCCGTTGCCATCAGTTTATTAGTGGGTCGGGATCTGGTCATTGAACTCCCCAATGAAGCTATGTTGAAGGTATGGGGCAAAGGCGATAGCATTGTAGGCAAGCCATTACGGGAAGCGCTGCCAGAATTGGAAGGACAGCCATTTCTACAGCTTCTGGATGATGTATATACCTCCGGTATTGAATACAGTGCGCAGGCCGCCCGGGCCGAGCTGATCGTAGATGGACAATTAGAAACATTCTACTTCAATTTTACGTATAAACCACTTCGTAATGCTGCCGGGCAGGTATACGCCGTACTTGATATGGCCATTGATGTTACGGAACAGGTGTTAACACGCCGGGCTATTGAAGAGAGCGAGTTGCGTTTCCGAACGCTACTGGAAGCCATTGCCCAGATGACCTGGACCAATACGCCCGAAGGCGAAGTGAATTTTTACAATCAACGATGGTATGATTATACCGGTCTGGATTTCGAGCAGTCGAAAGCCTGGGGCTGGCAGGCTGTAGTTCATCCGGCAGACTTGCCTTATACGCTGGACATGTATAAAAAGTCTCTGGCCGACGGTAGCACGTTTGTGGTGGAAAATCGCTACCGTCGAGGGGCCGATGGCATGTATCGCTGGCATTTAAACCGGGCGTTGCCCATTCGGGATGAGGCCGGTGAGATTCAGCTCTGGGTTGGAACCGCCACAGATATTCACGAACAGAAACAACTTGCTACAAAACTAGAACAGCAGGTACAGGCACGAACGGAGCAGCTGATGGCCTCAAACCATGACCTTCGTCGCTCAAACGAAAACCTGGAAAAATTTGCCTACATCGCCAGTCATGATTTGCAGGAACCGCTCCGGAAAATCCAGTCCTTCGGTGATCTACTCAAGAATCAGTATACCGATCAACTAGGGGAGGGACTCGACCATCTGGAACGTATGCAAAGTGCTGCCAGCCGGATGTCGTTGCTCATTAAAGACTTATTGACGTTTTCGCGAATATCAACTCGCCAGGAGGCTACTATGTCGGTGCCACTTAATCAGGTAGTAGCGGGGGTTTTGGATGATCTGGAAGTCGCTGCCAAGCAGACTGGGGCTCATATTCAGGTAGATACATTGCCAACAGTTTCGGGCGATGAGTCGCAGTTACGGCAATTGTTTCAGAATTTATTGAGTAATGCACTGAAGTTTCAGAAACCCGGTATAACTCCCAGCATTCAGATACAAGCTGAACAAGTAGTCGCTAGCGCATTACCACCCGCAGTTAAGCCTGCCCGGTTGGCAGTTGCCTACCATCAGATCAGAGTGTCGGATAATGGAATTGGCTTTGATGAAAAATATATAGACCGCATTTTTCAGGTTTTTCAGCGGTTGCACAGCCGCAATGAATACGCAGGTACGGGAATTGGCCTGGCCATTTGCGAGAAAGTAGTAGCCAATCATGGGGGGGCTATTACGGCCGTTAGCCAGCCCGGACAGGGCGCTACGTTTACGATTTACCTGCCTGTTTCTTAG
- a CDS encoding cation-translocating P-type ATPase has translation MDFHLVPVAEVARSLTTSPIGLTADTAQQRLAEYGKNQIEDARKKTVWQLLLHQLTDFMILVLIAAAIISGLVGEVKSTYVILAIVLINALVGFFQEYRAEKAMEALKKMASAQAQVLRNNRASKVDASELVPGDVALLEAGTIIPADVRFIETHALKVDESSLTGESTNVEKNTGVLPEGDYPLGDRLNMGYKGTFVTNGRATAYVVGTGMNTELGRIAKLIQTDEVETPLQKRLAVFGKSLSVAVLVLCLIFFGVGWLRGEPLLNLLLVSISLAVAAIPEALPAVVTVALALGAKRLVKSHALIRKLPAVETLGSVTYICTDKTGTLTLNKMTVEETYESPTFTLPVLANSNGLLTAMALNNDVVKDQDGNWLGDSTEVALAQFAADKTYVRSTLETQFPRIAELPFDSQRKCMTTLHQTPEGILCITKGAVGVLFKQLDASQNASIPDLRKRVDAMAEQGYRMLGYAGKLIPQLPANIAPDTIETGLSFIGFAGLIDPPRDEARQAVTECKAAGIIPVMITGDHKLTAKAVAETLGIISSADDLVMTGSELANLDEAAFDAVVENVRVYARVDPEQKLRIISALQARHQFVAMTGDGVNDAPALKNADIGIAMGINGTEVAKEAAHMILLDDNFATIVKAVKHGRRIFDNILKFIRYIMSGNAGEIWAIFLAPFFGLPIPLLAIHILWINLLTDGLPGLALAYEPSEKNSMKRPPIDPRQTIFAGGLGWFILWVGLLIGGATIGIEAWSIHHGIGHWQTMTFTVLCFSQLGNAIAIRSHRASVFSIGPFSNKPMLGAILLTVALQLMIIYTPFFNNLFSTKPLTLTELGITVAVSSLTFWVVELEKWVRRLGER, from the coding sequence ATGGATTTTCACCTTGTTCCGGTTGCCGAAGTAGCCCGTTCGCTGACTACGTCTCCCATCGGACTTACCGCCGATACAGCTCAGCAACGGCTGGCTGAGTATGGTAAAAATCAGATCGAAGACGCCAGGAAGAAAACCGTCTGGCAGCTACTGCTGCATCAGTTAACGGATTTCATGATTCTGGTGTTAATTGCAGCCGCCATTATATCGGGTCTGGTAGGCGAAGTGAAATCAACCTACGTTATTCTGGCCATTGTGCTTATCAACGCGCTCGTTGGTTTCTTTCAGGAGTACCGGGCCGAAAAGGCAATGGAAGCCCTCAAAAAAATGGCCTCCGCGCAGGCGCAGGTGTTGCGGAATAATCGGGCCAGTAAAGTAGATGCATCGGAACTAGTGCCTGGCGATGTGGCACTGCTGGAAGCGGGTACGATCATTCCGGCAGATGTTCGCTTTATCGAGACGCATGCCCTGAAAGTTGACGAATCCTCGTTGACGGGCGAATCCACCAATGTTGAGAAAAACACAGGCGTACTACCTGAGGGCGACTACCCCCTCGGCGACCGACTGAATATGGGTTACAAAGGCACGTTCGTGACCAACGGGCGAGCCACTGCTTACGTAGTCGGTACGGGGATGAACACGGAGCTGGGGCGAATTGCCAAACTGATCCAAACCGACGAAGTGGAGACACCTCTCCAGAAACGGCTGGCGGTGTTCGGGAAAAGTTTGTCGGTGGCTGTTCTTGTGCTTTGTCTTATCTTTTTCGGAGTGGGCTGGTTGCGGGGTGAGCCGCTCCTGAATCTACTATTGGTCTCGATTTCGCTGGCAGTGGCTGCCATTCCCGAAGCCTTGCCCGCTGTAGTTACGGTGGCACTGGCGCTGGGGGCCAAACGACTGGTGAAAAGCCACGCGCTCATTCGCAAACTGCCCGCCGTAGAAACGCTGGGGTCTGTTACCTACATCTGCACGGACAAAACAGGGACGCTAACACTCAACAAAATGACGGTGGAGGAGACCTATGAATCACCGACGTTTACCCTACCCGTTCTGGCCAACAGTAACGGATTGCTGACCGCGATGGCACTAAATAACGATGTCGTCAAAGACCAAGACGGGAACTGGCTAGGCGATTCTACCGAAGTGGCACTGGCGCAGTTTGCCGCGGATAAAACCTATGTACGTTCGACACTGGAAACCCAGTTCCCGCGCATTGCCGAACTCCCCTTCGACTCACAGCGGAAATGCATGACCACCCTCCATCAAACGCCAGAGGGCATCCTATGCATTACCAAAGGGGCAGTTGGGGTATTGTTTAAGCAGCTCGACGCCAGTCAGAACGCATCTATTCCCGATCTACGAAAGCGCGTCGATGCAATGGCCGAACAAGGGTACCGTATGCTGGGCTATGCGGGTAAATTGATCCCCCAGTTACCCGCAAACATTGCCCCAGACACAATAGAAACTGGCCTTAGTTTTATTGGCTTTGCCGGACTGATCGATCCGCCCCGCGATGAAGCCCGGCAAGCGGTAACCGAATGCAAAGCGGCCGGTATCATTCCCGTCATGATTACCGGCGATCATAAACTGACCGCCAAAGCCGTCGCCGAAACCCTGGGCATTATCTCATCTGCCGATGATCTGGTGATGACCGGATCGGAACTGGCTAACCTGGATGAGGCTGCCTTTGATGCCGTAGTCGAAAACGTACGGGTATATGCACGGGTCGACCCCGAACAAAAATTGCGGATTATCAGCGCATTGCAGGCGCGTCATCAGTTCGTGGCCATGACGGGCGATGGGGTCAATGATGCACCCGCGCTGAAAAACGCCGACATCGGTATTGCCATGGGTATCAATGGTACTGAAGTTGCCAAAGAAGCCGCCCACATGATCCTGCTGGACGATAACTTCGCCACCATCGTGAAAGCGGTGAAACATGGACGACGGATTTTTGATAATATTCTGAAGTTTATCCGCTACATCATGTCGGGCAACGCAGGCGAAATCTGGGCGATCTTTCTGGCACCCTTTTTCGGCTTGCCCATTCCCTTGCTGGCCATTCATATTCTGTGGATCAATCTGTTGACCGACGGCCTGCCTGGTTTGGCACTGGCCTACGAACCCTCCGAAAAGAACAGCATGAAACGACCGCCCATCGACCCCAGACAGACAATTTTTGCGGGGGGGCTAGGCTGGTTCATTCTTTGGGTTGGCTTGCTGATTGGGGGGGCTACGATTGGCATTGAGGCCTGGTCTATTCATCATGGAATCGGGCACTGGCAAACCATGACGTTTACCGTTCTTTGTTTTAGCCAGTTAGGCAACGCCATTGCCATTCGCTCTCATCGGGCGTCCGTATTCAGCATCGGTCCCTTCTCCAACAAACCCATGTTGGGCGCTATACTGCTGACGGTTGCACTTCAGCTCATGATCATTTACACGCCCTTTTTCAACAACCTCTTTAGCACCAAACCGCTAACGTTAACCGAGCTAGGCATAACGGTTGCCGTTTCGAGCCTTACATTCTGGGTGGTTGAATTGGAGAAATGGGTTCGCCGGTTGGGGGAGAGGTAG